GGCGTACACTGTGGCTGGCTTTGTAAAGTTTGTGCCGAATTGGCCTTGGGAGATGCCCGTGTCTGTTACGTAGGCGTACGTGCCGTCCGGAGAGAGGGTGATGCCTGGCGTATCACAAGTCAGCCTTTTCGCAACTCAACATTTCATCTAGGCCGAGAAACTCCGGCAGGAAAACCGGAAACGTACCGTTAGGCGACACGAACTCGTCGGTAACAACGGTCAAGGCTCCGGTGGTGGGGTTGAGGCGGTACACCTGGTTCGGGAGGCCCGGGGCTGGACGGAAGTTTTGCCAGTAGCCGTACTGGGTGTCTGTGAAGTAGATGTCGCCGTTGCGGCGGGAGACGACGACGTCGTTGAGGGAGTTGAATTGGCGGCCAAAGTAGTTGTTTACGAGGACTTGAGGTTGGGTGGATGGTTAGCGTTTTGAGATTTCGGAGGGGAAAAGAGTTGAAGGGGAAGTTTGGTGAGGCTGGAGGGGGAAAGCAGGGGAGGTTTGGACGAACCTGTGGTGTTGTAGGGTTCCACCGGATTCATGAGGTACAGCGACGAGGTTACGCGGTCGCCTTGGCCTTCGCCGGCGAAGATGATTTGGCCTTTGTAGTTTGTTCCGCCTGTTCCATGTCAGTCAGGTCATTTGATAAGGTCGGGATAGACAAGGGGGATATAGACGGTGGATGCGAGCATGGTCGTTCTTACCATTGGGATTAATGACCTGCGGGTTCGAGGGGACGGTGGTGACGGTGACCTCTTTGGTACCCAGGGACCCGTTACGAAGAGCCTCTGCGTCGGCGAGGCGGATCTTTTGGACGATGGAGGACTTGTTTAGGCCGGTTCCTGCTGCTGGGGGTCCGGCGTTTTGGACGAAGAAGACTTCTTCTGTTGGGGGGTACCTTTGGTGGTTTTGTTAGCTGATTACTACTCATAAGTGAGGTTAAGGCAgggagtgagtgagtgagggtGCGTATGAGTGAGTGATATGACGGAGGGGATTCGGCATACCATACAACCGCCTCGTGAAAGATGGGATCCGTCTCTGAGGTCGCAATGAGAGTCAGTGACGGGTCGCTACCGATGATGTCGTAGAATTCCGGGTCGTAAATGTGGAATGGCTTCTCAGTGAGAGATTCATGCGTGACGCCCGGCCAGAGGAATTCCTAACACAAACATCATGTCAATGACTCGGATGCTCACTCATTGGAACTCGTCGTCACGCATAGCAAAGCGACTTCCGGGTGACATACCGAAGAAGCATTGAATTCTAACGGAGGCGGGACGACCTCCAAGACATTGAAGCTCTTTTGGTCGATAATCTGGGCTTTCGCGGGGAGCGCCCT
The Colletotrichum lupini chromosome 6, complete sequence DNA segment above includes these coding regions:
- a CDS encoding D-lactonohydrolase, which translates into the protein MASSFSIAASFAGAASLLLSSSGVHAQVAAAQRALPAKAQIIDQKSFNVLEVVPPPLEFNASSEFLWPGVTHESLTEKPFHIYDPEFYDIIGSDPSLTLIATSETDPIFHEAVVWYPPTEEVFFVQNAGPPAAGTGLNKSSIVQKIRLADAEALRNGSLGTKEVTVTTVPSNPQVINPNGGTNYKGQIIFAGEGQGDRVTSSLYLMNPVEPYNTTVLVNNYFGRQFNSLNDVVVSRRNGDIYFTDTQYGYWQNFRPAPGLPNQVYRLNPTTGALTVVTDEFVSPNGITLSPDGTYAYVTDTGISQGQFGTNFTKPATVYAHIFSRFPSLSSSAPHLLSSRTLTTPSLPKQSTPSNTHHSYRFEVKEDGTFENRKIFAHTSARLPDGVHCDSKGNVYAGCNDGVHVWNPSGKLIGKIYTGTTAANFQFAGDGRMVITGQTKLFYATFAASGVALT